A region of Candidatus Liberibacter africanus PTSAPSY DNA encodes the following proteins:
- the infC gene encoding translation initiation factor IF-3, with amino-acid sequence MAIRKISRSSKLDVGSKDNYRVNDEVLLHNPEVVKLITADGQSNEISSSEALRMARESNLDLVEIDSSVTPSICKILDLRKLKYTIQKNAAEARKKQKSTGIKEVKIRPVIDPHDFQVKLKAIDGFLRDGCKVKISVKFRGREIMHQNLGYKLLEDIKEYVSEVSRIDCDPKLEGRQMNMILSSKCV; translated from the coding sequence ATGGCGATTCGCAAGATATCTAGATCATCTAAATTAGATGTAGGCTCTAAAGATAATTATCGTGTTAACGATGAGGTTTTGTTGCATAATCCTGAGGTTGTTAAGCTTATTACAGCTGATGGTCAAAGTAATGAGATCAGTTCTTCTGAGGCTTTAAGAATGGCTAGGGAGAGTAACTTGGATCTTGTTGAGATTGATTCTTCGGTTACCCCTTCTATTTGCAAGATACTTGATTTGCGAAAATTAAAATATACTATACAAAAAAATGCAGCGGAAGCACGTAAAAAGCAAAAAAGTACTGGGATAAAAGAAGTAAAGATTCGTCCCGTTATTGATCCGCATGATTTTCAAGTTAAGCTTAAAGCTATAGATGGATTTTTAAGGGATGGCTGTAAAGTAAAAATTTCCGTCAAGTTTCGTGGGCGTGAAATTATGCATCAGAACCTAGGATATAAACTCCTAGAGGATATAAAAGAGTATGTTAGTGAAGTGTCTAGGATTGATTGTGATCCTAAATTAGAAGGAAGGCAGATGAATATGATTTTGTCTTCGAAATGCGTCTGA
- the rplT gene encoding 50S ribosomal protein L20, whose product MTRIKRGVVSNAKHKKVLKAAKGFYGRRKNTIRVAKAAVDRSLQYAYRDRRTKKRDFRSLWIQRINAAVRLYGLNYSQFIDGLNKAGVVLDRKVLSEIAIAKPDCFKRFVDISESNLSHKTA is encoded by the coding sequence ATGACTCGTATTAAGAGAGGCGTTGTTTCTAACGCTAAACATAAAAAAGTTTTGAAAGCCGCTAAAGGTTTTTATGGGCGCCGTAAGAATACCATACGTGTCGCTAAAGCAGCAGTAGATCGTTCTTTGCAGTATGCGTATCGTGATCGTAGAACTAAAAAGCGTGATTTTAGGTCTCTTTGGATTCAGCGCATTAATGCAGCTGTTCGTCTATATGGTTTAAATTATTCCCAGTTTATTGATGGTTTGAATAAAGCAGGCGTAGTTCTTGATCGTAAAGTCCTCTCTGAGATTGCCATTGCGAAGCCAGATTGTTTTAAAAGATTTGTTGATATTTCAGAATCTAATTTATCGCACAAGACAGCGTAG
- the lepA gene encoding translation elongation factor 4 has product MQKKPTPLSRIRNFSIVAHIDHGKSTLADRFIQYCRGLTEREMSSQVLDNMDIERERGITIKAQTVRLTYTAEDAQDYQLNLIDTPGHVDFTYEVSRSLSACEGSLLVVDASQGVEAQTLANVYQAIDNNHELITVLNKADLPSADPDRVKKQIEETIGISTEDALLVSAKTGEGIPLLLEKIVQRLPPPISPEGENSPLKALLIDSWYNSYLGVMVLVRIINGKLTKGQSIRLMGTNAKYQVERIGILTPKMIDVEALYPGEIGTIIASIKDVSHTRVGDTITDDNTPTTSALPGFKPIQPVVFCGIFPVDATQFENLRTAINKLRLNDASFSFELENSTALGFGFRCGFLGLLHLEIIQERLEREFDLDLIGTSPSVVYQLHMHNGNMLELSNPIDMPDATKISELREPWIKVTIITPSEYLGHILKLCQERRGIQINMSHVSNRTVLTYELPLNEVIFDFYDRLKSVSKGYASFDYHVIDYRESDLVKLTILVNNETIDALSILVHRSISEKRGRAICEKLKNLIPQQMFQIAIQAAIGGRIIARETVKARRKDVTAKCYGGDITRKRKLLEKQKKGKKLMRRFGKVDIPQNAFISILKTNNE; this is encoded by the coding sequence ATGCAGAAAAAACCTACCCCCCTATCAAGAATACGCAATTTTTCTATAGTAGCCCATATTGACCATGGAAAATCAACTCTTGCCGATCGATTTATTCAATACTGTAGAGGGCTTACTGAACGCGAAATGTCATCACAAGTCCTTGACAACATGGATATAGAACGCGAACGAGGAATTACAATTAAGGCACAAACAGTTCGCCTCACTTATACGGCTGAAGATGCTCAAGATTATCAATTAAATCTCATAGATACCCCAGGACATGTGGATTTTACATATGAGGTTTCTCGCTCTCTTTCAGCATGCGAAGGATCTCTACTAGTTGTGGATGCATCTCAGGGCGTGGAGGCACAGACTCTTGCAAATGTTTACCAAGCAATTGATAATAATCATGAACTTATCACTGTTCTTAACAAAGCAGATCTTCCATCAGCGGATCCAGATCGTGTAAAAAAACAAATTGAAGAAACAATCGGAATTAGCACAGAAGATGCCTTACTTGTTTCAGCAAAAACAGGAGAAGGAATACCTTTACTTCTAGAAAAGATTGTCCAACGATTACCGCCCCCTATAAGCCCAGAAGGAGAAAATTCTCCCCTTAAAGCCCTGCTAATTGATAGTTGGTATAACAGTTATCTTGGTGTCATGGTTCTAGTGCGAATTATAAACGGGAAACTGACCAAAGGACAATCTATACGATTAATGGGAACTAATGCAAAATACCAAGTAGAACGCATTGGAATTTTAACACCTAAAATGATAGATGTAGAAGCGTTATATCCCGGAGAAATTGGAACCATCATAGCCTCAATTAAGGACGTATCACACACACGTGTTGGCGATACCATAACCGACGATAATACGCCTACTACTTCCGCCTTACCCGGATTCAAACCAATACAACCCGTAGTGTTTTGTGGAATTTTTCCTGTTGACGCTACCCAATTTGAAAATTTACGAACAGCGATCAATAAATTACGCCTTAATGACGCATCTTTTTCTTTTGAATTAGAAAATTCCACCGCCCTAGGGTTTGGTTTTAGATGCGGATTTCTCGGTCTCCTGCATCTAGAAATCATTCAAGAACGCCTCGAAAGGGAATTTGACTTAGATCTCATCGGCACTTCTCCATCTGTCGTATACCAGCTGCATATGCATAATGGTAATATGCTAGAGCTCAGCAATCCAATAGATATGCCAGATGCAACTAAAATTTCTGAATTGCGAGAGCCTTGGATTAAAGTAACCATCATAACACCAAGCGAATATCTAGGGCATATTCTTAAACTATGCCAAGAAAGACGTGGAATACAAATAAACATGAGTCACGTAAGCAATCGCACGGTGCTGACATACGAACTGCCTCTCAATGAAGTTATTTTCGATTTTTATGATCGCCTAAAATCAGTCTCAAAGGGATACGCATCTTTCGATTATCATGTAATTGATTATAGAGAAAGTGATCTAGTAAAGTTAACTATCCTAGTTAATAACGAAACAATAGATGCACTTTCCATATTAGTCCACCGTTCCATTTCTGAAAAACGTGGTCGCGCGATATGTGAAAAATTAAAAAATCTCATTCCACAACAAATGTTTCAAATAGCAATTCAGGCAGCAATCGGAGGTCGTATAATCGCGAGAGAAACTGTAAAAGCACGCCGCAAAGATGTGACAGCAAAGTGCTATGGAGGAGATATAACACGTAAACGCAAATTATTAGAAAAACAAAAAAAAGGAAAGAAACTCATGCGCCGCTTTGGAAAAGTAGATATACCACAAAATGCCTTTATTTCTATTTTGAAAACCAACAACGAATAA
- the rpmI gene encoding 50S ribosomal protein L35, translated as MPKMKTHSSSKKRFSTTATGKVKAQAAGKRHGMIKRSNKFIRNARGAMVLAPADAKKIIRNYLPNGI; from the coding sequence ATGCCTAAGATGAAAACGCATTCTTCTTCTAAGAAGCGTTTCAGCACTACTGCTACTGGAAAAGTTAAGGCGCAAGCTGCTGGAAAGCGTCACGGGATGATCAAGAGATCAAATAAGTTTATTAGGAATGCACGTGGGGCTATGGTTCTGGCACCCGCTGATGCAAAAAAAATTATAAGGAATTATTTGCCGAATGGTATTTAA
- a CDS encoding Npt1/Npt2 family nucleotide transporter: MVCNQKTCNFLLKIWQIFCAVKMSEAKKFIPMTLMMFLVLFNFSTLRPLKDTLIIPNMGAEVISFVKLWCVLPSAILFTVVYMKLSNILDGEKLFYVVTCFFVSFFAVFAFILYPYRDFIHPSAESVRALADSLPYCKWFIYLVGKWSFALFYVFAELWGAVMINLMFWQFANRITKTEEASRFYATFGLVGNIGLILAGSIIVKFSSLSNDEMISYSMLTLIFSSVLLMAIYRWMNVYVLTDPNQYSPKKGALKQKLKLSVFDSIKMALQSKYLGYIILLVICYGTTINLVEGPWKAKIRQLYPAQGDYAYFMGQFVQWTGVVTIMFMILGSNILKRFRWFTSAILTPLMILITGGGFFVFVICENSLLPITENIIKITPLALAVFLGALQNVLSKATKYTMFDATKEMAFIPLDDEFRIKGKAVVDVIGGRLAKSGGAIIQFSIFTIFPMATFSSISPILTAIFLVLTFVWLYVIVKLNGEYTRLISKE; this comes from the coding sequence GTGGTATGCAATCAGAAGACATGTAATTTTTTGTTGAAAATATGGCAGATTTTTTGTGCCGTGAAGATGTCAGAGGCGAAGAAATTTATCCCTATGACCCTTATGATGTTTCTTGTATTATTTAATTTTAGTACTTTGAGGCCTTTGAAAGATACTTTGATTATTCCGAATATGGGGGCAGAAGTAATAAGTTTCGTGAAGTTATGGTGTGTTCTTCCTTCCGCGATTCTTTTTACTGTTGTGTATATGAAGTTATCTAATATTTTAGATGGTGAGAAACTTTTTTATGTAGTTACTTGTTTCTTCGTTTCTTTTTTCGCAGTTTTTGCTTTTATTCTCTATCCGTATCGTGATTTTATCCATCCTTCTGCAGAATCGGTGCGTGCGTTAGCAGATTCATTGCCTTATTGTAAATGGTTTATTTATTTAGTTGGCAAGTGGTCTTTTGCTCTGTTTTATGTTTTTGCAGAGCTTTGGGGTGCTGTGATGATTAATCTTATGTTTTGGCAATTTGCAAATAGAATTACCAAGACAGAAGAGGCAAGCCGTTTTTATGCGACTTTTGGATTAGTTGGTAATATAGGTTTGATACTTGCTGGTAGTATTATAGTAAAGTTTTCCAGTCTTTCGAATGATGAAATGATTTCTTATTCGATGCTTACGTTAATATTTTCTAGTGTTTTGCTGATGGCCATATACAGATGGATGAATGTATATGTTTTAACGGATCCGAATCAATATTCTCCTAAAAAGGGCGCTCTCAAGCAAAAATTAAAGTTATCAGTATTTGACAGTATAAAGATGGCGTTGCAGTCTAAGTACTTGGGTTATATCATTTTGCTAGTAATTTGCTATGGAACTACCATCAATTTGGTTGAAGGTCCTTGGAAAGCAAAAATTCGACAATTATATCCAGCACAGGGTGATTATGCGTATTTCATGGGTCAGTTTGTACAATGGACTGGTGTTGTGACTATTATGTTTATGATTCTAGGGAGTAATATTTTAAAAAGATTTAGATGGTTTACTTCCGCTATCCTCACTCCTTTAATGATATTGATTACAGGAGGTGGATTTTTTGTGTTTGTTATTTGTGAAAACAGTCTTTTGCCTATAACAGAAAATATTATAAAAATAACTCCTTTGGCATTAGCAGTTTTTTTAGGTGCTTTACAGAATGTTTTGAGTAAGGCAACTAAATATACGATGTTTGATGCGACTAAGGAAATGGCCTTTATTCCTTTGGATGATGAATTTAGAATCAAGGGTAAGGCAGTAGTAGATGTTATAGGAGGAAGGCTTGCTAAGTCTGGTGGAGCTATAATTCAGTTTTCTATCTTTACGATATTTCCTATGGCAACTTTTTCGAGTATTTCTCCTATTTTAACTGCTATCTTTTTGGTCCTTACGTTTGTTTGGTTATATGTGATTGTTAAGTTAAATGGAGAATACACACGACTTATTAGTAAGGAATAA
- the mutT gene encoding 8-oxo-dGTP diphosphatase MutT: MDVKKILLVTACAVFESNGKVLLSHRPENRSHGGFWEFPGGKIEAGETPEEAIVRELFEELAIVVNPCSLIPLTFISHPYEKFHLLMPFFVCHYFEGIPQSCEGQKIQWVTLKDLQNYSILPADQPLISLLRNYSLHRRHLD, translated from the coding sequence ATGGATGTAAAAAAAATATTATTGGTAACTGCGTGCGCAGTTTTTGAATCAAATGGAAAAGTTTTACTTTCTCATCGTCCTGAGAATAGATCGCATGGGGGTTTTTGGGAGTTTCCGGGAGGAAAGATCGAAGCTGGAGAAACGCCAGAAGAGGCGATAGTACGAGAATTGTTTGAGGAATTGGCCATTGTTGTTAATCCATGTTCATTGATTCCCCTGACTTTTATCAGTCATCCATACGAGAAATTTCATCTTTTAATGCCTTTTTTTGTTTGTCATTATTTTGAGGGAATTCCACAATCTTGTGAAGGACAGAAAATACAATGGGTAACTCTTAAGGATTTGCAAAATTATTCTATACTGCCAGCAGACCAGCCCCTTATTTCTTTATTGCGCAACTATTCTTTACATAGACGGCATTTAGATTAA
- a CDS encoding SAM-dependent methyltransferase: MDILFDTKLININRLRSFRQKNFSSYFLLDRVAKELAFRLNMINQNFENALELHGITGIVGSTCMEKNNIQRMIRTEISEEFSNSKDEFITCPLEEIPLISKPIDLILSPLNIHIINDTLATLLKINHTLIPGGVFLAAIPGTGTLLELRKSLLKAETELTGGASPRIIPFMDIKSTGALIQKAGFISPIIDQDTYTVYYKSMFHLMHDLRRMGMSNPLINRSKIPPHKSLFKHASKIYTAENSDSTGNITASFSIIYVIGWKPVSKKI; this comes from the coding sequence ATGGATATTCTTTTTGACACGAAATTAATTAATATAAATCGCCTACGATCTTTTCGACAAAAAAACTTTTCTTCTTATTTCCTTTTAGACAGAGTAGCTAAAGAACTCGCCTTTCGACTGAATATGATCAACCAAAATTTCGAAAATGCCCTAGAATTACATGGCATAACAGGAATAGTTGGATCTACATGTATGGAAAAAAATAATATTCAGCGCATGATCCGCACCGAAATATCAGAAGAATTTTCTAATTCAAAAGATGAATTTATCACCTGTCCACTAGAGGAAATTCCATTAATTTCTAAACCCATTGACTTAATTTTATCTCCTCTAAATATACATATCATCAATGATACTTTAGCAACACTTCTAAAAATTAACCATACACTAATACCAGGAGGAGTTTTTTTAGCAGCAATTCCCGGAACAGGAACTCTCCTTGAACTTCGTAAATCATTGCTCAAGGCGGAAACAGAATTAACTGGCGGTGCTAGCCCCCGAATCATTCCATTCATGGATATTAAAAGCACAGGAGCACTCATCCAAAAAGCTGGATTCATTTCTCCCATTATAGATCAAGATACTTACACCGTATACTACAAATCAATGTTTCACCTAATGCATGATCTACGTAGAATGGGTATGTCTAATCCCCTTATCAATCGAAGCAAAATCCCTCCTCATAAATCACTTTTCAAACACGCTTCTAAAATATATACAGCAGAAAACTCTGATTCAACGGGAAACATAACCGCTAGTTTTTCTATTATTTACGTTATCGGATGGAAACCTGTTTCTAAAAAGATATAG